The window CTACGTCGAGGCGATCAAGGGCCTGCCGCTGGAGAAGGACCTCGTCGTCGACATGGAGCCGTTCTTCGCCTCCTATCGCGAGATCAAGCCGTTCCTCATGGCGAGCTCCACGCCCGAGCCCGGCAAGGAGCGCATCCAGTCGATCGCGAACCGCGAGATCTTCGACGACACCACAAAGTGCATCCTGTGCGCGGCCTGCACCTCGTCGTGCCCGGTGTTCTGGACCGACGGCCAGTACTTCGGCCCGGCGGCCATCGTCAACGCGCATCGCTTCATCTTCGACTCGCGCGACGATGCGGGCGACGTGCGGCTGGACATCCTCAACGACAAGGAGGGCGTGTGGCGCTGCCGCACCACCTTCAACTGCACCGAGGCGTGCCCCCGCGGCATCGAGGTCACCAAGGCCATTGCAGAAGTGAAGCAGGCACTGCTTCGCGCGTGAGTGCGGTGTCAGCCCGGGGGTGACGCCGTCGATATTGTGGGGCTGTGACCAAGGGCACGGATGACGCGACGCGTGCCGTTCCGGACGCCGCGGCGGGCTCGGCGCGTGCCGCGGAGCGGTGGGCGCAGACCGAGGATCGGCTCCGCGAGCGCTTCGACGTGCCGATCACCCGCGCGACGGAGATCACGCGGCGCACTCTGGCCTGGTTCCCGGTGCGGGTGTGGCGTCATTTCCTCCAGCACAACGGCTTCCTCCTCGCCGCGGGAGTGAGCTATCAGTCCCTCTTCGCGATCTTCGGTGTCATCTACCTCGCCTTCGCGATCGTCGGGCTCTGGCTCGGCGCCTCCAACACCGCGATCCAGCGCGTCATCGACATCATCAACGAGTACATCCCGAACCTCATCAGCGAGAACGGCCTGGTCACCCCGGAACAGGTGAGCGACGTCGCGAACCAGTCGGCCGGCGCGCTGGGAATCACGGGTGCGATCGCGCTGGTCGTGGTCATCTGGACCGCGATCGGGTTCATCACCTTCACCCGTCGCGCGGTGCGCGACATCTTCGGACTGCCCTTCGATCGGCGCCCCTATGTGCTGCTGAAGGCCCGTGACTTCGTCGCGGCGCTGGTGTTCGGCATCGCGCTGCTCATCGGCGCGACGCTGTCGAGCTTCGCCGTGTGGGCGCTGGAGGGGGTCATCGACCTCCTCGGACTCCAGGCGCTGAGCCTCGTCACCGACCTCCTCACCCGACTGCTGTCGCTGAGCGTCTCGTTCGCGATCAACGCCGCCGCCCTCGCCGCCCTCATCCGCTTCCTCACCGGCGCCGCTCTCGGCTGGCGGCGGATCTGGCCCGGAGCGATGCTCGGCGGAGCTGCGATCGTCGTCCTCCAGGTGGGGGCCGGGCTCCTCCTCCGCTACACCCCGTCCAACCCCCTGCTGACGACCTTCACGGTGTTCATCGGGTTCCTCCTGTGGTTCCGGTTGAACAGCATCGTCATCCTCGTCGCGGGAGCCTGGATCGCCGTCGCCGCCGCCGATCGGAACGTCGCCCTGGCCGAGCTCAGTGAAGAGGAGCGGCGCCAGCACGAGTGGGAGGCGCTCGTCGTGGCCGCCCGGGTGCGGGTGCGCGATGCCGAGAAGGACCTCGGCACCGCGCCCTGGTTCCGTCGCTGGAACGCCGCGCGCACCCTGCGCCGCGCGCAGGAAGACCTCGCCGCCCTGGAGGCGTCACCGCCTCCCCCGCCCAAGCGCTCCCTGCTGCTGGAGTGAGGCGCGGCGGCCGGCCGTCGGTGTCGGAGGGGCCGGTTAGGCTGGCGGGCGTGTCTCGCCGGATCCGCATCGCCACCGTCAACGTCAACGGCATCCGCGCCGCCGTCCGGAAGGGGATGACCGCGTGGTTGGCCGACGCCGACGTCGACGTCCTCGCCCTGCAGGAGGTGCGCGCGACGGCCGACGAGTTGGCGGCCGCCCTCCCCGGCTGGCAGATCGTCAACGAGGAGGCGGTGGCCAAGGGGCGCGCCGGGGTCGCGATCGCGACCAGGGAGCCGGTGGCGGCCGTTCGCCGCGGGCTCGGCCCCGAGGACGGCGACCGCACCGAGTGGGCGGGCCGCTGGATCGAAGCAGACCTCGACGTCGACGATGAGCGCCTCACCGTCGTCAGCGCCTACGTCCACACCGGTGAGGCCGACACCCCGCGCCAGGACGCCAAGTGGGCCTTCCTCGACGCCATGGAAGAGCGGATGCCGCAGCTTGCCGCATCCTCTCCGCTCAGCCTGATCATGGGTGACCTCAATGTCGGACACCGCACCCTCGACATCCGGAACTGGAAGGGGAATCTGAAGAAGGCCGGGTTCCTCCCGCGCGAGCGGGCGTACTTCGACCGGTTCACCGGGCCCGTCGGCGAGCAGATCACCGCGAACGACGGCTCGGTCGGCACCGGGCTCGGGTGGGTGGACGTCGGGCGCCGCGCGGCCGGCGAGGTCGACGGTCCGTACACGTGGTGGTCGATGCGCGGGCGCGCCTTCGACAACGACGCAGGATGGCGGATCGACTACCACCTGGCGACGGCTGCCCTCGCGGAGCGCGCGAGCGACTATCGCGTCGTGCGCGCGCCGTCGTGGGACACCCGATGGAGCGATCACGCCCCGGTGATCGCCGACTACACGCTCGGGCGCTGAGCGCGTCGCGCCCGACGGCACCGTGGCCGACAGGTGCTCGCTAGACTGCGGCTGACGATCGGGGGATCGATGACGCGGCGCCCACACTTCCTGATCTCCGCTGTGGCTGCGGTGGCGCTCGCAGCCGGGGTCAGCGGCTGCACCGGGGCGCCGCCCGCGGACACGACGGCGGTCATCGGCGTGATCTCACCGGTGATCGCCGGGGTCGATGTCGAGGGCTGGGAGGTCACCGCCTGGGAGGTGGCCGGCGACGAGCCGCGCGAGCTCGCGACCGCGACGACGAACGGTGAGGGCGAGGTCACCCTGGACCTCCCCTCCGACAGCTCCCGTCCCGTCGTCGTGGATGCGCGCCCCGCCGGTGGAGAGGCGGCGCTGCTGGCGAGCGTGATCGACGACGGCGAAGAGGTGACGCTCAACGAGCGGACCACCGTGGCGACCGGCTACGGCATGGCGCAGTTCTTCGGCGATGCGCTGCCCGCGGGCGAGGCGGTGTGGCTCGCCAACGCCGCGGCGATGGCGGCGAACCTCGCCGACTTCGCCACGGGCGAGTTCGGCGACGTGCTGACGTCGTCGCCGAACGGGTCGGAGACCTCGACCCTCGCCACCTTCACCTCTTTGAGCGCGATGCTGTCGGCGTGCCTCACCGAGGAGTCGGCGTGCGTGTCCCTGCTCGAGACCGCCGCGGGCGCCTCGCCCGTCACCTCGGCCGCGGGCGCCTTCGCCGCGATCGCCCGGGATCCATCGGCGGAGCCCCAGGCGCTGTTCGACCTGGCGCAGCAGGCGTCGGGCTCGGAGCCCGGGCTGTCCGATCCCCCGGCGGCGTGGACGCTCGCCCTGCGCTTCGACGGCGACGGGCAGTCGCTGGACGGGCCCGGCAACTTCGCGATCGACCCCCGCGGTCACATCTGGATCAACAACAACTACGAGTACGGCGACGATCCATCCGTCCCCGTGTGCGGAAGCGACGAGATGTTCGAGTTCGCGCCGAACGGGGAACTCGTCGGAACCTACAGCGGCGGCGGGCTCAGCGGCTCGGGGTTCGGGATCGACTTCGACGCCGACGGCCGGCTGTGGTTGAGCAACTACGGCTTCGCCGCCCCCGAGCCCGGATGCCCGGCCGACCAGCAGCCGCTCCACAACAGCATGACCCTCTTCGACGACGGCGAGTTCCTCTCCCCCGGCTCCGGCTTCACCCAGGGCGACCTCAGCTGGCCGCAGGGGATCGAGGTCGCGCGTAACGGCGACGTCTGGATCGCCAACTGCGGCAACGACACCGTCGCGGTGTACCCGGGCGGCGACCCCGAACAGGCGCGGAACCTCGGAAGCCTCGGGCTCGAGCAGCCCTTCACGGTCATCGACAACGGACAGCTGATGTTCGTCAGCGCCATGGTCAACAGCGCCGTCGCCGTGGTCGGGTACGACGGCACACCGATCGCAGGATCTCCCCTCACCGGTGCGTTCGACCGCCCGATGGGGCTCGGCGCCGACGCGGCCGGGAACGTCTGGGCGGCCAACTCCGGTGGCATCACCCTCCCCTGCCCCGACCGCGTGGAAGAGGGCCGCGGAGTGCCGTCGGTCACGATGATCGCCCCCGACGGTTCGTCGGTGGCGGGCCCGTTCACCGGAGGCGGCGTGGTGCTGCCGTGGGGACTCGCCGTCGACGGCGTCGGCAACGTCTGGGTGGCCAACTTCGACGGTCAGCGGGTTTCGGCGTTCTGCGGTGCCGACCCGTCGGTCTGCCCTCGGGGGCTCGAGACCGGTGAGGGCATCTCTCCGGATGACACCGGCTACGCGTTCGACGGGCTGACGCGCAGCACCGGCATCGCCGTCGACCCATCCGGGAACGTCTGGGTGATGAACAACTGGGAGCAGGTTCCGGTGCAGACGAACCCCGGCGGGCATCAGATCGTGGCTTTCGTGGGCGCCGCACCGCCGGTGCCGGTGGCGCCGTTCGCCGACGGCGGGTGAGACGGGCCGCCTAGGATTGACGGGTGAAGAAAGCGCGTCTGTACTCCGGCATGCAGCCCTCGGCCGACTCCCTCCAGATCGGCAACTACATCGGGGCGCTGATGCAGTGGCGGGATCTGCAGGAGACCTACGACGCGTTCTTCTCGGTCGTCGACCTGCACGCGCTGACGCAACCGAACGACCCGGCAGAGCTTCGCGAGAAGACGCGCCGGACGGCCGCGCAGTACATCGCCGCTGGCATCGAGCCGGCCAAGTCGACCCTGTACGTGCAG of the Microbacterium invictum genome contains:
- a CDS encoding succinate dehydrogenase iron-sulfur subunit, which encodes MSTVLDTRTDAAGDRVADGDDRVEQAPEDTGIQSFLVTFNIRRFDPEVDDEPRWVDYDVELYSTDRVLDALHKIKWEVDGTLTFRRSCAHGICGSDAMRINGRNRLACKTLIKDLDISQPIYVEAIKGLPLEKDLVVDMEPFFASYREIKPFLMASSTPEPGKERIQSIANREIFDDTTKCILCAACTSSCPVFWTDGQYFGPAAIVNAHRFIFDSRDDAGDVRLDILNDKEGVWRCRTTFNCTEACPRGIEVTKAIAEVKQALLRA
- a CDS encoding YihY/virulence factor BrkB family protein; this encodes MTKGTDDATRAVPDAAAGSARAAERWAQTEDRLRERFDVPITRATEITRRTLAWFPVRVWRHFLQHNGFLLAAGVSYQSLFAIFGVIYLAFAIVGLWLGASNTAIQRVIDIINEYIPNLISENGLVTPEQVSDVANQSAGALGITGAIALVVVIWTAIGFITFTRRAVRDIFGLPFDRRPYVLLKARDFVAALVFGIALLIGATLSSFAVWALEGVIDLLGLQALSLVTDLLTRLLSLSVSFAINAAALAALIRFLTGAALGWRRIWPGAMLGGAAIVVLQVGAGLLLRYTPSNPLLTTFTVFIGFLLWFRLNSIVILVAGAWIAVAAADRNVALAELSEEERRQHEWEALVVAARVRVRDAEKDLGTAPWFRRWNAARTLRRAQEDLAALEASPPPPPKRSLLLE
- a CDS encoding exodeoxyribonuclease III, with the translated sequence MSRRIRIATVNVNGIRAAVRKGMTAWLADADVDVLALQEVRATADELAAALPGWQIVNEEAVAKGRAGVAIATREPVAAVRRGLGPEDGDRTEWAGRWIEADLDVDDERLTVVSAYVHTGEADTPRQDAKWAFLDAMEERMPQLAASSPLSLIMGDLNVGHRTLDIRNWKGNLKKAGFLPRERAYFDRFTGPVGEQITANDGSVGTGLGWVDVGRRAAGEVDGPYTWWSMRGRAFDNDAGWRIDYHLATAALAERASDYRVVRAPSWDTRWSDHAPVIADYTLGR